A genomic segment from Salvia splendens isolate huo1 chromosome 13, SspV2, whole genome shotgun sequence encodes:
- the LOC121762788 gene encoding CBL-interacting serine/threonine-protein kinase 11, producing MALSPENALFNKYEVGKLLGCGAFAKVYHARDVATGRSVAIKVINKSRLNNNAVLVNNIKREISIMSRLRHPNIVKLYEVLATKRKIFFVLEFVKGGELFAKVAKGRFSEDLARKYFQQLISAVSYCHSRGVYHRDLKPENLLLDENGDLKVSDFGLSALGDHVRSDGLLHTLCGTPAYVAPEILAKRGYDGAKVDVWSCGIVLFVLTAGYLPFNDPNLMNMYKKIYKGEFRCPKWMSPDLKRFFSRLLDTNPESRISIEEMKLDPWFRKGYSEVKSESIGLVKEEERKLQNLNAFDIISFSRGLDLTGLFDGKFVASEDVNRLTAEEQPERIMEKVEEVVKAESGGLQLRKTKECGMELEGQNGDFVVSLDVYRLTDRLVVVEVKRKAGDATAFAGLWNDKIRPVIQRRPETSN from the coding sequence ATGGCTCTGTCGCCGGAGAACGCTCTGTTCAACAAGTACGAGGTCGGCAAGCTGCTCGGCTGCGGCGCCTTCGCCAAAGTCTACCACGCGCGCGACGTCGCCACCGGCCGCAGCGTCGCGATTAAGGTAATCAACAAGAGTAGATTGAACAACAATGCGGTGCTGGTGAATAACATCAAGCGTGAGATCTCGATCATGAGCCGGCTGAGGCATCCTAACATTGTGAAGCTCTATGAGGTGCTCGCGACGAAGAGGAAGATCTTTTTCGTTTTGGAGTTTGTCAAGGGCGGGGAGCTGTTCGCTAAGGTTGCCAAGGGGAGATTCAGCGAGGATCTGGCGCGGAAGTATTTCCAGCAGCTGATATCCGCAGTGAGCTACTGCCATTCCAGAGGCGTCTACCACCGCGATCTGAAGCCGGAAAATCTGTTGCTGGATGAGAATGGCGATCTGAAGGTTTCGGATTTCGGTTTGAGCGCGCTGGGGGATCACGTGCGATCTGATGGACTCCTGCACACGCTCTGCGGCACGCCTGCCTACGTGGCGCCGGAGATCCTCGCGAAGAGAGGCTACGACGGCGCGAAGGTGGACGTCTGGTCGTGCGGCATCGTTTTGTTCGTCCTCACCGCGGGATATTTGCCGTTTAACGATCCGAATTTGATGAATATGTATAAGAAGATCTACAAAGGCGAATTCCGGTGCCCTAAGTGGATGTCGCCAGATCTGAAGCGGTTTTTCTCTCGATTACTGGACACAAATCCTGAGTCTAGGATCTCAATTGAGGAAATGAAGCTCGATCCGTGGTTCAGGAAGGGGTATTCGGAGGTGAAATCGGAGAGCATCGGTTTGGTAAAggaggaagagagaaaattgcAGAATCTGAACGCGTTTGATATCATCTCCTTCTCCAGGGGACTCGATCTCACCGGACTGTTCGACGGGAAATTCGTAGCGTCGGAGGATGTGAACCGTCTGACGGCGGAGGAGCAGCCGGAGAGAATTATGGAGaaggtggaggaggtggtgaaGGCGGAGAGCGGCGGCTTGCAGCTGAGGAAGACCAAGGAGTGCGGGATGGAGCTTGAGGGGCAAAATGGTGATTTCGTAGTGTCTCTAGACGTCTACCGGTTAACAGACCGGTtagtggtggtggaggtgaaaCGGAAGGCCGGAGATGCCACTGCGTTCGCCGGGTTGTGGAATGACAAGATTAGGCCGGTGATTCAGCGGCGACCGGAAACCAGCAACTAG